In the Terriglobus sp. RCC_193 genome, TGAACGGTGCCACCGCGCAGGCGGATGTTCTTGGCATCTTCGGACGCGAAGGCCTTTCGCTGGCAACGCGCTGGATCGCACCGCCGGATGGTTCACCGACCTTCTTCGCTATGCAGATGTATCGCAACTACGACGGCCGCAGCGGCAGCTTTGGCGATGTGAGCATTGCAGCATCCGCGCCCGACCCGGATACCATCAGCGCATTTGCCGCGGAACGCAATGCAGACCACGCTATTACAGTGATGGTCATCAATAAACAACTCCACGAAGCTGCAAATATTCATGTTTCACTGCGTAGTATGCCAGACTCCGGCACAGTGGAGACGCACACACTTTCGTTAGGCAAGTTATCGACTTCTTTGCCAACCGGGTACCGCAACGGCGTAATTTCATCCGTTCTTCCCGCGCAAAGCATTACTCTGTTCGTTGTGCATGGACATGGCAGCTGATACTCGCGAACCTTCCAACTCCTCTGCGTCACGCGCCGGTGCCCTTACCCGTACGCTGGCCACGGCAAGCACGCGCCTGTTGGATTTACCTACGCGCTACGGCCTGCATTTTCTCATCGCCTTGCGTCTTGGTATTGAGGATGTGGGCGCGTTCTACATTGTCTTCAGCGTCATGACCATGGCCTCAGGACTGGGGCGGCTGGGCGTGGACCGTGCGATGACGCGTGAAGTCGCTGCTGCGTTGGGGCGCGATCTTCCCAGCACCGCGCGTCGTATCGCATGGCGCGGCATGCGCCTCACGCTACTGAACTCCGCACTGATTACTCTGGCCTTGGTATTGCTCGCGAAACCGATCGCCTTATACCTCCTGCACAAACCAGCAATGGCGATTCCGCTGGCGATTGGTGCGATCTCCATCTTCCCGCAGAACATCGCCAATGCAGCAGCCGGTGTGCTGGCAGGTCTGGGCCGTGTGGCCACCAGCCAGATGATCTATCAGTGGTTGTGGCCGGCGATCTTCTGCGCCGGTGCACTCGTGTTTCATCTGGATGTCAATCGCACACTGCTGCTGATTGTGGCAGCCATGCTTTTGAATGCGGTCTTTGGCGTGGCGCTCATGTTGCGTGTGTTGCCAGTGCGACATGCGGAACATCAGGCGCTGGATGTGCCTTCACTGTCACGTCTCGGTGTGCAGTTATTCAGTGCGGAGCTTCTGCAACTTGCGATTTCTTCCGCTCCGCCTTTCATCCTTGGCATCGCGGCCTCCACGACAGAGGTTGCCCGCTACGCTGTGGTGTGGCGCATTGTGCTTCTGTTGAACCTGCTGGTTTCCGCAATGGCTGCTGTCGCTTCGCCGCAGTTTGCTGCTGCGTCTGCGCGTGGTGATCGTGCAACGCTGCGCCGCGTTGCGCAGCAGACGGTTGGTGTAACGGTTGTTCTCTCTGTGCTGCCCACGCTTTTCCTTGCGATCAATCCGGTGTTCTTCCTCAGCCGTTTCGGAGCGGGTTACGCACCAGCAGCTCCGGCCATGCGCATCCTTCTGCTTGGTCAGTTTTCTCTTATCCTGTGCGCGGGCGTTCCGGAACTGCTGGGTATGACGGGCCACGCCCGCACCCTGCTGAAGATCAATGCTGTTTCCATGACTGTTCTTCTACTGGGTTTGGGTGTGCTCACACCGCATTTCACGGATGCAGGAGCTGCGGCAGGAACGGCGCTTGCCATGCTGGTGAATGCCATTGGAGTCAGCTTTGCCGCGAAGCATGACCTGGGTCTTATGCCTCTTTGGAATGTTCTTCAGGATGGTCGTTTACAGCTTCGTCAACGACTTAGCCCAGCCACTCCTGAAGACGCACCGATTGATGAAGATATCACCGACACCAGCAATGTCTAACAGCGATTCCGCTTTGGGAACGCAATATCTTCGACGCGTTGTTTTCTATTGAAATCGCAGGAAAATGCATGTTTCCGGTGCTATACTTCGGCTATTCCCGCTAAAGGTCAGCGATTCCTGAATGTCGGCAGAAACACCATTGTCAGTAAGGAATCTGCCGTATCAGCCAGGCACCATCGACGAAGTCGCGATGCGTGTGGTGCAGCATGCAGAGGCAAAGGGACCCACACATCTTGTCATCGCGATTAACGGACAGGTCTTTGTGCTCGCCCATCAGCAGCCTCGCTTTGCCGATGTGATTCGTCGCGCAGAGGAAGTTGTTCTCGACGGCATCTCCGTTTTTCTGGCCACGCGCGCACTGCGTGATTCTCATGCACATCGAGTGCAGGGCGTGGAGCTGGTCACACGTATCTGCGAATGCGCAAATGCATACTCGCAGCGCGTGATGCTGCTGGGCGGTCGTCCCGGCGCGGGTGAGAAGATGAAGGAACTCCTCGCAGAGACATGCCCGAATCTGATCGTTGATGTGTATTGCCCACCATTTGGTTTTGAGCGCACGGAAGAAGGTTTGGAAGCTGTACGCGAGGCCATTCGCAACTTCGCCCCCGATATTCTCTTCGTTGCTTTCGGCGCGCCCAAGCAGGAGTTCTTCATGGACCAGCACATTCGTCTTATGAATGTGCCTGTTGCAATGGCCGTAGGTGGCAGCTTTGAGATGATCAGCGGCATGGTTCGCCGCGCTCCCGCATGGATGCAGATGATCGGCATGGAGTGGCTTTTCCGGACCATCCTGGAGCCGCGCCGCCTGCTCTGGCGTTACGTTTATACGAATACGGTCTTTATCTGGCTTTTCCTGTGCGAGCGGTTTTCGCGCGTGGAAACAAACGCATAAGTCGCACGCTCATTTTGTGCGTTGATCTTTTCGGAAAGGGATCATCGAACGCCATGCCCCTCTATCGCGCACGCGCCCCGCTTCGTCTCGGTCTTGCTGGCGGTGGCACAGACGTTTCTCCTTACTGTGATCTCTTCGGTGGAGCTGTTCTCAACGCCACCATCAGCCTCTTCGCACATACCACGCTACAGACGAACACGGACAACTGCATCCGGTTCATCGCGCAGGATCTGAACATTGTGGAAGAGTTTCCTGTGGACGCTCCTATTCCAGAGGACAACAAACTCTCACTGCATCGCGGTGTTTACAACCGCATGATTAGCGATTATCGCAATGGCAAACGCGAGCCGCTGACACTCATCACGCATTGTGATGCGCCTGCAGGCAGTGGTCTTGGATCGTCGTCCACCATGGTCGTCTCCATGTTGCGCGCATTTGATGAAGCATGGAGCCTCGCTCTCGGCGAATACGATCTTGCACAGCTTGCCTTCGCGATTGAGCGTATCGACATCGGCCTGCATGGTGGTCGGCAGGACCAGTACGCGGCAGCCTTCGGCGGATTCAACTTCATGGAGTTCCATGACACGACGCAGGTATTGGTCAACCCGCTGCGTGTGCGGTCGGACATCATCGCGGAACTCGAAGCATCATTGATTCTCTTCTACACCGGTAAATCGCGCTCTTCCGCGGCCATCATCGAAGAGGAATCGAAGAACGTCCGCGACAAGAACGAAGACGCTATGGACGCGATGCATCGTACGAAGCAGGAAGCCTTCCACATGAAAGCTGCTCTGCTTCGCGGTGAAGTACACGTTATGGGCGACATCATGAAGGAGGCGTGGCGGCAAAAGAAGCGTCTCGCATCCAGTATTTCCAACGCCACCATTGACGCGCTCTACGACACGGCACTCCGCGAAGGCGCATACTGCGGCAAGGTCTCCGGTGCAGGTGGCGGCGGTTTCATGATGTTCCTCGTCGATCCTGCGCGGCGACTACGTGTGGAAGCTGCATTGAACGTAACCGAAGCGGGCCGCACCGTGGCGTGTAGCTTCATGGGCGAAGGCGCTACGGCATGGCGCGCACGATAACAGAACGGAGCGACGCCTGATGGAAGCCATTATCCTTGCCGGGGGGAAGGGAACGCGCCTTGCTGGCGTTGTTCCCAATCTGCCTAAGCCCATGGCACCCATCGCCGGGAAACCGTTTCTTTGGTATCTTCTGCAATCGCTGCAGCAACAGGGATTCACTCGCGTCATTCTCTCAATCGGCCACCTCGCCGCAGAGATTCGCAATGGCTTCGCACATCGGGATGGCCCGCTGGAAGTTATCTTCTGCGAAGAAAACGAACCGCTTGGGACCGGCGGAGCGATTCGTGCTGCAATGCGCATGGCACAGGGTGAATCCGTCTTCGTTCTCAACGGTGACACCTTCGCCACTGTGGATTACGCTGCGATGCAGCAACAACATGTTGCTACGGCGAGCACACTTAGTCTTGCATTGATGCCGGTTCCTGACACCACACGTTATGGCGCAGTTCAGGTGGACGGAACACACGTGATGGGCTTTTCAGAGAAGGGGCGTTCCGGTCCGGGTTACATTAACGCAGGCGTTTATCTTATGCAACGCAATCTGCTGGAAACTCTCCAGCTGCCAGAACGGTTTTCCTTTGAAGAGCAGGTACTCATGCAGTATCTTCGCGACCTGCGTCCCACTGCATTTCTTGCCAGCGGATACTTCATCGACATTGGAATCCCGGAAGACTACGCACGTGCACAGGAAGAGCTCCCTCGCCAGATGTTCTTCAAGGAATAAATAGCCAGCAACCCAGGTCACTTTGGCCGTTTGGACTGGCAGCGAATGTCACGCGTGAAGCGTAATGCGCCATCGATCTCTGCTCTTCCCTATGCAATGACAGCATCATCCTCCATCCGACATAATGGATGCTATGTCTGATGGCACACAGCGCCAGTCCAATGCGGACCGCGTCAAGCACGAATTATTGAGCCGCATCATGGATGGCCGCATGGCTCCCGGCCAGCGCATCGTGGAACTCCAGATCGCGAATGAAATGAAGACCAGCCAGGGACCCGTGCGCGAGGCACTGCGCGAACTGGAGGCGATGGATCTCATCATCACGGAACCTTACAAGGGGACGCGCGTTCGCGAGATCACGCCCAAGCAGGTAGAGGATGCCTATGACGTTCGTGCAGCACTGGAGCGGCTCGCCGCGGTTTCTGCTGCAAAATACTTCAAGGGCAATGTTGTGACATTGCGTAAACAGGCGAGCGCGGTAGAATCGGCGGCACGGCAGAAGAACCAAAGTGCCTACGGCCATCATGATGTGCAGTTCCATCGCATGATCGTTGCTGCTGCAAACAACCGCGCGTTGTTACGAAGCTGGGAAGCACTGGCGTATGAAGTGCGCATTGCCACGCGTCTCGGCAAAACACATGTTGATTTACTGGAAGCGCAGGCCATTCACTGGCAGGTTATTGAAGCCCTGGAAAAAGGCAACGGTGCCGCTGCCGGTCGCATGTTGGCAGCCAATGTTGTTACAGCTTTCCACCCTCACGATTCCCCTTAAGGACTTTGCACTATGAAATTAGGTCTTCTCACAGCAGTGTTCGGCCAACTGAACTTCGACCAGCTTCTGGAAGAGTTGAAGAAGTATCCGCAATTACAGGCTCTTGAATTTGGCACAGGTAACTTCCCGGGCGATAGCCATGTTGGTCTTGACGATCTTCTTGCCTCACCGCAGCGTGCCAAGGATTTCCGCCGCCGCGTGGAAGATACCGGCCGCATCATCAGCGCGCTCTCCTGTCATGGCAATCCCATCCATCCTGACCCCGCGGTTGCTGCGCGAGAAGATAAGATAATTCGCAAAACTATCCAGCTTGCGCAACTGCTGGAAGTGCCCGTGGTGAACACCTTCAGCGGCTGCCCCGGCGCGGGCCCGCAGGACAAGATTCCGAACTGGATCACAACCCCCTGGCCGCCGGAATATTCTGATGCTCTGGACTGGCAGTGGAACGAACGCGTGATTCCTTACTGGAAAGAAACAGCCACCTTCGCTGCGGACCACGGCATTCGGGTCGCGCTGGAAGCGCATCCTGGCTTCGTGGTGTACAACCCCGAGACGGCACTGCGACTGCGTGAAGCTGCGGGCAAGAGCATCGGCGTGAACTTCGACCCGAGCCATTTCTGGTGGCAGGGAATCGACATTCCCACAGCCATCGCAGACCTTGGCGAGGCCATCTTCCACTTCCATGCAAAAGATGTCTTCATCTCTCCGAACAACCGCGCCAAGAACGGCGTGCTGGACACGAAGAGCTATCGCCACATGCCGCAGCGTTCGTGGCTCTTTCGTTCCGTCGGCTGGGGGCACGGCGAACTCGAATGGAAATCCATCGCTTCCGCTCTGCGGCTTGCAGGCTACGACTACGTTCTCTCCATTGAGCATGAGGACGCGCTTGCCAGCATCCACGAAGGCTTAAGCTCTGCCATCAACATGCTTACACGCGTCCTGCTGACCGAACCGCAGGTGGAGCCGTGGTGGACGTAGGGGAACCGGTTGCATGAAATGCAAACAGAAAGGGGATGCGAAGAACTCGCATCCCCTTTCTACTGTTGTTGTGATCGTTTAGATAGTGCCTTCTGCTACAGCCGTGCCTGTTGTGGCTTCCACCACCAGTGGCGTGGTGCTCAGCGTGGAATCCGCGTCGTCTTCGTTGTCCTTGAAGATGGCGGTGAACAACACCAGAACCACCAGAGACAGGCCTGCCGCCACGATCCAGATGGCGTGCCAGTTGTGCGCTGTGGTGCCATCGGCCAGTGTGGTGGCATACTTGTCCACCACCACACCGCTGAGCCATGCGCCCACCAGCATGCCCACACCATAGGTGATCAGCGTGATCAGGCCCTGTGCGGCGCTGCGGTAGGCCAGCGGAGCCTTACGATCGGTGTAGATCTGGCCTGTGACGAAGAAAAAGTCATAGCAGATGCCGTGCAGCAAAATGCCAAGCCATAACATCCACACGCCCGAGCCGGGGTTGCCATAAGAGAAGGCAACGTAGCGAAGCACCCATGCCAGCATGCCGCTGACCAGCATCCACTTCACGCCCAGGCGGCGGAAGAACCATGGGATGAGCAACATGCAGCCAAGTTCGCTCATCTGGCCACCGGTCATGATGCCGGCTGCGTTGTGCACCTGCAGCTGGTTCAGGAAAGGGTTGGTGAAGGCATAGTAGAACTGCAGCGGAATGCAGATGAGGAATGACGCAATCGCGAAGATCAGGAAGCTCTTATCGCGGAACATGCGGCGCACTTCCACCGGGAATAGATTGCCCACGGAGAAGGGTTCCGTAGCCTGCGGTGGTGTGGACGGCAACGTCAACGAATAGAAGGCCATGACCACGGAGGCAATCGCGGAGATGCGCAGTGGCAGGGCAGTAGCGTCGGCGTGGAAGTAGCTGATCAGCAGGCCAGCACAGATCCAGCCAATGGTGCCCAGCACACGGATGGGTGCGAACTCCGTCTTGGGGTTATTGATGTGGCGGAAGGCAACCGTATTTGCCAACCCCAGCGTGGGCATGAAGAGTACCGCGTAAGTCAGGATGATGCCGTATAGCGGACCGTAGTGTGTCTGGTTCGACGCCAGATATAGCAGCACGGCGCCAATGAGATGCAGCAGTGCCAGCATGTACTGCGCGGGCATCAGGTTATCGGCAACCCATCCTGCAAGAAACGGCGAGACAAGCGCGCCAATGGCGGTGCTACCTACAATCCACCCGGTTTGCACACCGGAGAAGTGCAGCGTCTGGCTCACCCAGGTGCTGACGGTCACATACCATCCACCCCAGATGAAGAACTCCAGGAACATCATCGCTGCCAGTTTTACCTTGGTCATTCGGGCTTTATCTCCATGGAATGCGGCGATCACCGCAGAAAGATTCGCAATTTGGCGTGCCTCGTGAGCATAGCCTGTGGCTGGATGCAGAAGCAATGCGCGTCGCGCTTCCAGCGGTAAATTGCGTACCTGCCGCATAGGAACCTTGAGGCGTAAACTGCGTCTAACAACATAGGGCTTCGTGCGCCCGGGAGCTTCCTCCAATGAAATTGAAGAATCTGGTTCTCCTTACCACCCTTGCCGCCGTTCCGGTCGTGCCCGTGGTTGCGCAGACCTCCGGTCAGCAGACGCCTACCTCTACCACGTCCTCTAATCCCGGCAATACGCCGCAGTCGAAGTCGCCCACCAACGGCGGACCTACCGGCGACGGCCCGGTGACGGCCTCGAAGGATGATCTGGAGAAGGCGCGCGCGGAAGCTGCGAAGAATAATAATCAGCCCATTCCGGAACCCGGCGACGAGCTGAAGAAGGACATCAAGAAGGGCTCTACGGAGGACGTCAACGCCACCGGTACGCGCGACATCGGTGGTCGCGGCCTGGGGAACTGGTTTTCAACGGACTGGGAAGTTCGCAACGGTAAGTCCTACGCGGTCGAAATCGAACGTTCCTCGCACCTCATCACAGATCCCGTCATTGTCGAATATGTGAACCGTGTTGGCCAGAACATCGTGAAGAACTCCGATGCCAAGGTGCCGTTCACCATCAAGGTTATCGATTCCGACGAGATCAACGCCATGGCTTTGCCCGGTGGTTTTTTCTACGTGAACAGCGGCCTCATCCTGGCCGCGGACAATGAAAGCGAACTCGCCGGTGTGATGGCGCACGAGATCGCGCATGTGTGTGCGCACCACGCAGCCCGCCAGATGACGCGTCTGGAGTACATGCAGCTTTCCACCGTGCCCCTGATCTTCATGGGCGGCTACACGGCATACGGCATCTACGAGGCATCGCAGCTGGCCATTCCGCTTGGCTTTCTGAAGTTCTCGCGTAACTTTGAGGCGGAAGCCGACTACCTCGGCATTCAATACGCCTATCGCTCCGGGTACGATCCTCAGGGCCTTATCACCATGTTTGAAAAGCTGGACGCGTTAGAGAAGCGCAAGCCTGGCGTTCTGGCACGCGCCTTCTCTGACCACCCGCAGACACCGGATCGCATTGATCGTTCTGAGCAGGAGATTGCCACTATCCTGCCCTCGCGTCCGGATTATCTGGTCACGTCGTCTGAATTCGACGACATCAAGGCACGGCTGGCTCGCATTCAGAACAAACGCAAGGTCGACGGTGGCAAGGACGGCAACAAACCCACGCTGCGCCGCACCACTGCCAGTAACAACGACCCGGCCAGCACGCAGGACAGCGGCAATAGCAATGACAACCGCCCGGTGCTCAACCGCCGCGATTAACCTCTCTTCCGTGACTCGAAAAGGCCCGCAACCAGCGGGCCTTTCGTATGCGGTAAAGAAGCAGAATGATATTCTTGTTGAGGAAACGCAAAATCTAACCTATCGATTTTCGATCCGGACGAGACGCGCCGTACCCGGTAAGGACAAGACGACGCAGCGGAGCGTCTCTTCATGTCGAACCCCTGGGTTCTTATCTTTGTCGCGGGTCTTCTTGAAACCACATGGGCCGTTGGCCTGAAATACACACATGGTTTCACTCGCCTGTTTCCCAGCATCTTTACTCTCATCGCTCTCGCAGGCAGCATGTATCTGCTGGCCCGTGCAGCGCAGACGCTTCCTATTGGTACTGCATACGCTGTGTGGGTAGGCATCGGCGCTGTGGGAGCAACCATCCTCGGCATTGCACTTTTCGATGAGCCGGCAACAGCTCCGCGCCTGCTCTTCCTCACGATGTTGATCGGTTCCATCCTTGGCCTGAAGTACACGTCGCACTAAAGGTTTCTTCACTTGCGTTTCTTCTGAACGGAAAGCAGGACCGTTGCACAGATGCGGTCCTGCTTCTGCTTTGCGCTTGTTTGCGTGGAGCAATACCGCGTTGCCGATCTACAATCAACCGCAATGCGTATTCGAACCCTTCTTGCCACGCTTCTTTTCGCGGCCACAGCCACGGCGCAGTCCACTTTTACGAATCCGGTGCTCGATCACGGTCCTGATCCGTGGGTGATTCGTTACAAGGGTTCGTATTTCTACATGAACACCACCGGCAAAGACCTGCAGATTCGCAAGACCACGGACATGGCTGTTCTGGATAAGGCTGCGCCGGTCATCGTGTGGACACCCGAACCAGGTCACGAATGGTCAAAGGAACTATGGGCGCCGGAACTGCATCGCTGGGGCAATAAGTGGTACATCTACTTCGCCGCGGACGCTGGCAAGAATGAAGATCATCGCATCTATGTCGTCGAGAATCCGTCGGACGATCCCACGCAGGGCACATGGATACTGAAGGGGAAGGTTGCCGATAGCACGGACAAGTGGGCCATTGACGCATCTGTCTTTGAGCATCGCGGTCAGCATTACATCATCTGGTCGGGCTGGCAGGGCGATCACGACGGCGAACAGGATATCTTCATCGCGCATATGAGTAACCCGTGGACCATCGACAGTCCACGCACACTCATTGGCAAGCCAACATATGAGTGGGAGTTGCACGGCGATCTGCCGGGACGCCACGTCAACGTGAATGAAGGCCCGGAGTTCCTGCCGCATGGTGATAAGGTTTTCGTCACCTTCTCCGCGAACGGCTGCTGGACAGACTTCTATTCGCTGGGCGAACTGGAAGTGAAGGCAAACGCGAACCTGCTCGACGCAAAGAGCTGGACGAAGATCGATCATCCGTTCTTCACCACCGAACCATCAGCACACGCTTACAGCCCCGGCCACAATGGATTTTTCACTGCGCCCAACGGTCAAAACTGGATCATCTATCACGCCAATCCAGAGGCAGGACAGGGCTGCGGCAATCACCGCTCGCCCCGCATCCAGCCATTTACCTGGAACGCGGATGGTACGCCGAATTTCGGCAAGCCAGTGCCCATTAACCAGCCCATGCCTTCCCCGAGGTGACAATCGGATGCACGTCAGTCTCACACGCCTGCGTATTCGCTCCCTGCGTTTTCTTCCCGGGTTCGTGGTGTATGCGCTGCGGTCGGAATCGCAGGTACGCAGCGCGGCAGGCTTTCGCAAAGGCTCGCTGCTGCCGGACCGCAAGCTTACTTTCTGGACTATGACCCTGTGGGACAGTCCAGAGAGCATGCGTGCGTATATGACCTCCGGAGCGCACAAGGCAGCCATGCCAAAGCTATTGCATTGGTGCGATCAGGCCTGCGTAACGCATTGGGAGACGGATGAAGATGAGTGCCCTCATGGGAGTATGCAGCCTCTCGCATGCGAAGCCAGGGACGTCCCTCTAAGGTGCTTCATCCGGCGTCCGGTCACGTTGACCTTACCTTTGATCCGCCGCGTCTGCGTCCGTTCAAACCCATCAAGCCGCGCTAAGCGAAAACCTTCGAACCAAACTGGAATCCAATCATCATGAGTGATCTTGTTCTTGTCACCGGCGGCACTGGCTTTGTCGGTATCCACTGCATCGTCGCGTTGTTACGCCAGGGCTATCGTGTTCGCACGACGGTACGTTCGCTTGATCGCAGTCATGAAATCAGCAATATGCTGGCGTGTGCAGGTCTGGGTGATAGCCATGTTGAATTCTGTACGACTGACCTTACTTCTGACACAGGTTGGCCCGAGGCCGTTGCAGGCTGCCGTTATGTACTCCACGTGGCTTCGCCGTTCTTCTTTGGCAAGGATGAGAAGACCATGGACCTGACCACACCCGCTCGCGAGGGCACACTTCGTGTTCTTCGCGCAGCACGCGATGCAGGTGTGGAGCGAGTCGTTCTAACCAGTTCCTTTGCCGCTATTGGCTATGGGCATCCGGATCGTTCCACATCTTTTACGGAAGAAGACTGGACCAACGTAGACGGCGATGACGTGAGTCCATACATCCGCAGCAAAGCCATTGCCGAACGTGCCGCATGGGACTTCCTTGCGCGCGAAGGTGGCAATCTTCAACTTGCATCGGTTAACCCGGTTGGCATCTTCGGTCCTGCACTTGGTCCAAAGCTCTCGACGTCGGTGCAGATTCTTCAACGCATGTTGAAAGGCGAATTTCCCGGTGTTCCCCGCATCGCGTTTGGTGCCGTCGATGTTCGCGATGTCGCTGACCTCGAACTCCTTGCCATGACACATCCTGAGGCCAATGGCCAACGCTTTCTCGCTATCAGCGGTAACGCTGTCCCGTTTATCGAATACGCAAATATCCTGCGCCAACACCTTGGTGCACGTGGTGCAAAGCTGCCCAAACGCGAAGTGTCGGATTGGATGATCCGTGCCTTCGCGGTCATCAGGCCAGAGGCAAAAGACCTGGTCCCGCAGCTTGGCAAACGTCGTCAGACAACGTCTGCGAAAGCGCAGCAACTCCTCGGCTGGCAACCGCGTTCTGTTGAAGAAGCCCTCAACTCCAGCGCCGACAGCCTCTTTGATCTCGGTCTCGTGTAAGCAAGAAAACCAGCGAAGCTTACACGAACGAAGTTCGTCATCCTGAGCGAAGCCGAAGGACCTGCTCTCCTTTGTGCTTTGTGCAATGCCAAAGGAAGAGCGGAAAACGATCTGCGCTAAGCTGGAAGCGCCATGCGAATCTTTGCCGGACTTGTCGCAATCCTTTGCCTCGCACTTCCCATCGCGGCACAGCAGAAACTCGCTTTCGACATCACCTCCGTGCGCGAGAACAAATCCGGCATCGGTCCCGGGAGCAAAGAACCGAATACCAATGTCCCACTCGGCCCCGGCAATGTTTACTCGCCTACCGGTGGCCAGCTTAATCTGCGCAATATTGAATTTCTTCAGATCATCTCCTTCGCGTGGAAACTGACGCTGCCGCAGCGCGATGCTTTCCGCGATATGGCCCCACCATGGGCACGCGAAGCGCGTTTCGACATTCAGGCGCGCACCGACAAGTCCGATGTCACCAAGGACGAACTTCGTCTCATGATGCGTTCCTTGCTTGAGGAACGCTTCGGCCTCGTCGTCCATTACGAGACCCGCACTGCATCCGTGTATTCGCTCCAACTCCTCAAGCCAGATACCTTTGGCCCGCACTTCCGCAAACACACCGGCACGTGTTCCACCGACTTCAAGGGCAAGACGACCGACGATGCGGATGCCGAAGGTTATCCCCAGGTGTGCGGCGGTCTCTTGATGCTTGCGGGCAGCAACAGCACGCACTTCCGCATCGGTGCACGTGATATGCCCATCACCGTCTTTGCCACTTCATTGACCGGTTGGGGCGACCTCGGTCGCCCTGTCGTGAACGACACTGGCATTACCGGCAACATCGACTTCATCCTCGACTTCATCCCTCCCTACGCGCAGGCAGCCGCTGGAGCAGACGTGGAAGGGCAGGGCTTTCAGGAAGCACTGCACAAGCAACTGGGAGTGAAACTGGAGCCGCAGAAACAGCCGGTGCCGGTTCTCGTACTCGACCACATCGATCATCTTTCAGAGAATTAAGACAGCGCGGTTATCATGCTGCCGTGCTCATTCGGACAGCTTTTCTCGCAGCAGGATTAATCGCCGCCACATCTCCCGCGCTTTCGCAGACCACGCTCAAAGCCATCTCAACAGATGCATCGCTGGTCACTGGCGGCGACGTTCTTGTGGAGTTGCACACGCTTGCGTCCAAGCCGTCCGTCACGCTTAACGGCACAGACGTCAGTCGCGCTTTCCACGCAGAAGGGCACAGTGATTATCTCGCGCTCGTCACCGGTCTGCGCAACGGAGCGAACACGCTGCGCAGCGGAACCGTATTGCTCACGCTGACGAACTACCCCATCGAAGGCCCTGTTTTCTCCGGCCCGCGCATGGCACCCTTCATCTGTCAGACCAACGATTTCAAACTTCCTGACGGAACAGCGCTGGGGAAACCGCTGGATGAAAACTGCTCCGTTCGCACAGTGGTTCAGTACGTGTATCTGCCGAAGAACTCTTTGCAATTCAAACCGCTGAAAGACCTCACCAAGGTCCCGCGCGACGTCGCCATCACCACTACGGCTTCCGGCAACACCGTCAACTTCATCGTCCGCGTGGAAACCGGAACCATGGATCGCGGCATCTACCAGAACGCTGTTCTCCACGATCCCACCAGCGAACCGCAACCCA is a window encoding:
- a CDS encoding lipopolysaccharide biosynthesis protein, with the translated sequence MAADTREPSNSSASRAGALTRTLATASTRLLDLPTRYGLHFLIALRLGIEDVGAFYIVFSVMTMASGLGRLGVDRAMTREVAAALGRDLPSTARRIAWRGMRLTLLNSALITLALVLLAKPIALYLLHKPAMAIPLAIGAISIFPQNIANAAAGVLAGLGRVATSQMIYQWLWPAIFCAGALVFHLDVNRTLLLIVAAMLLNAVFGVALMLRVLPVRHAEHQALDVPSLSRLGVQLFSAELLQLAISSAPPFILGIAASTTEVARYAVVWRIVLLLNLLVSAMAAVASPQFAAASARGDRATLRRVAQQTVGVTVVLSVLPTLFLAINPVFFLSRFGAGYAPAAPAMRILLLGQFSLILCAGVPELLGMTGHARTLLKINAVSMTVLLLGLGVLTPHFTDAGAAAGTALAMLVNAIGVSFAAKHDLGLMPLWNVLQDGRLQLRQRLSPATPEDAPIDEDITDTSNV
- a CDS encoding WecB/TagA/CpsF family glycosyltransferase → MSVRNLPYQPGTIDEVAMRVVQHAEAKGPTHLVIAINGQVFVLAHQQPRFADVIRRAEEVVLDGISVFLATRALRDSHAHRVQGVELVTRICECANAYSQRVMLLGGRPGAGEKMKELLAETCPNLIVDVYCPPFGFERTEEGLEAVREAIRNFAPDILFVAFGAPKQEFFMDQHIRLMNVPVAMAVGGSFEMISGMVRRAPAWMQMIGMEWLFRTILEPRRLLWRYVYTNTVFIWLFLCERFSRVETNA
- a CDS encoding nucleotidyltransferase family protein, with product MEAIILAGGKGTRLAGVVPNLPKPMAPIAGKPFLWYLLQSLQQQGFTRVILSIGHLAAEIRNGFAHRDGPLEVIFCEENEPLGTGGAIRAAMRMAQGESVFVLNGDTFATVDYAAMQQQHVATASTLSLALMPVPDTTRYGAVQVDGTHVMGFSEKGRSGPGYINAGVYLMQRNLLETLQLPERFSFEEQVLMQYLRDLRPTAFLASGYFIDIGIPEDYARAQEELPRQMFFKE
- a CDS encoding GntR family transcriptional regulator codes for the protein MSDGTQRQSNADRVKHELLSRIMDGRMAPGQRIVELQIANEMKTSQGPVREALRELEAMDLIITEPYKGTRVREITPKQVEDAYDVRAALERLAAVSAAKYFKGNVVTLRKQASAVESAARQKNQSAYGHHDVQFHRMIVAAANNRALLRSWEALAYEVRIATRLGKTHVDLLEAQAIHWQVIEALEKGNGAAAGRMLAANVVTAFHPHDSP
- a CDS encoding sugar phosphate isomerase/epimerase family protein encodes the protein MKLGLLTAVFGQLNFDQLLEELKKYPQLQALEFGTGNFPGDSHVGLDDLLASPQRAKDFRRRVEDTGRIISALSCHGNPIHPDPAVAAREDKIIRKTIQLAQLLEVPVVNTFSGCPGAGPQDKIPNWITTPWPPEYSDALDWQWNERVIPYWKETATFAADHGIRVALEAHPGFVVYNPETALRLREAAGKSIGVNFDPSHFWWQGIDIPTAIADLGEAIFHFHAKDVFISPNNRAKNGVLDTKSYRHMPQRSWLFRSVGWGHGELEWKSIASALRLAGYDYVLSIEHEDALASIHEGLSSAINMLTRVLLTEPQVEPWWT
- a CDS encoding nucleoside permease; this translates as MTKVKLAAMMFLEFFIWGGWYVTVSTWVSQTLHFSGVQTGWIVGSTAIGALVSPFLAGWVADNLMPAQYMLALLHLIGAVLLYLASNQTHYGPLYGIILTYAVLFMPTLGLANTVAFRHINNPKTEFAPIRVLGTIGWICAGLLISYFHADATALPLRISAIASVVMAFYSLTLPSTPPQATEPFSVGNLFPVEVRRMFRDKSFLIFAIASFLICIPLQFYYAFTNPFLNQLQVHNAAGIMTGGQMSELGCMLLIPWFFRRLGVKWMLVSGMLAWVLRYVAFSYGNPGSGVWMLWLGILLHGICYDFFFVTGQIYTDRKAPLAYRSAAQGLITLITYGVGMLVGAWLSGVVVDKYATTLADGTTAHNWHAIWIVAAGLSLVVLVLFTAIFKDNEDDADSTLSTTPLVVEATTGTAVAEGTI